One part of the Hippoglossus hippoglossus isolate fHipHip1 chromosome 11, fHipHip1.pri, whole genome shotgun sequence genome encodes these proteins:
- the LOC117770982 gene encoding C3a anaphylatoxin chemotactic receptor-like isoform X1 produces MGIDSLTMSPNTSVPLHILKSSEDDHRTTVDIDTIMDTVSIVLYTLTVVLGITGNSVVIWVAGFKLKPNAMNVWLVNLAMADLIFCFTRTFSLIKKLFFGKWPFGIFLCKFNGFFKYANMFCSVFLLAVISLDRALCVWLPVFTKRRRTLWAARVVAACVWAASIVLSSPYFVYRQVYLGKNNKTKCSFEVKETSQGDQSIKAALYSIRFICGFMLPFLVIIMCYFLTGLGIRRTRLSGKKRPLRILASLVIAFFLCWAPYHCLQLVKMVDSENKVVKIWHPVAKSIAYFNSCINPLLYFCMGLNVRGRFRQSLSGVCRKALADDVEGQMTQSNDLSLDYSGGSRQTAAVATRRSQAAVDIAKV; encoded by the exons ATGGGTATagacag cctcaCAATGTCTCCTAACACCTCCGTGCCGCTCCACATCCTCAAGTCCTCTGAGGACGACCACAGGACAACGGTGGACATCGACACCATCATGGACACCGTCAGCATCGTCCTCTACACACTGACTGTGGTGCTCGGCATCACCGGGAACTCCGTGGTGATCTGGGTTGCTGGATTCAAGCTCAAG CCGAACGCCATGAACGTGTGGCTGGTGAATCTGGCGATGGCCGACCTGATCTTCTGCTTCACTCGCACCTTCTCCCTCATCAAGAAGTTATTCTTTGGCAAATGGCCCTTTGGCATCTTCCTCTGCAAGTTCAACGGCTTCTTCAAATACGCCAACATGTTCTGCTCCGTCTTCCTGCTGGCAGTGATCAGTCTGGACCGAGCGCTCTGCGTCTGGCTGCCCGTCTTCACCAAGCGACGGCGCACCCTGTGGGCCGCGAGGGTGGTGGCTGCCTGCGTCTGGGCGGCGTCGATCGTCCTCAGCAGTCCGTACTTCGTCTACCGACAGGTCTACCTGGGGAAGAACAACAAGACCAAGTGTTCTTTTGAGGTGAAGGAGACATCACAGGGCGACCAAAGCATCAAAGCTGCTCTTTACTCCATCCGCTTCATATGTGGCTTCATGCTGCCTTTCCTGGTCATCATCATGTGCTACTTCCTCACCGGCCTTGGCATCCGCCGCACACGTCTGTCTGGGAAAAAGCGTCCTCTACGTATATTAGCGTCCTTAGTGATTGCGTTCTTCCTGTGCTGGGCTCCGTACCACTGCCTCCAGCTGGTGAAGATGGTGGACAGTGAGAACAAGGTGGTGAAGATATGGCACCCTGTGGCAAAGAGCATCGCCTACTTTAACAGCTGCATCAACCCGCTGCTGTACTTCTGCATGGGGCTGAACGTGAGGGGGCGGTTCAGGCAGAGTCTGTCGGGGGTGTGCAGAAAGGCTCTGGCGGATGACGTGGAAGGACAGATGACCCAGTCCAACGACCTCTCCCTGGACTACAGTGGAGGATCGAGACAAACCGCTGCCGTGGCGACAAGAAGGAGTCAGGCAGCAGTGGACATAGCTAAAGTTTGA
- the LOC117770984 gene encoding C3a anaphylatoxin chemotactic receptor-like isoform X1, which produces MGIDSLTMSPNTSVPLHILKSSEDDHRTTVDIDTIMDTFSIVLYTLTVVLGITGNSVVIWVAGFKLKPNAMNVWLVNLAMADLIFCFTRTFSLIKKLFFGKWPFGVFLCKFNGFFKYANMFCSVFLLAVISLDRALCVWLPVFTKRRRTLWAARVVAACVWAASIVLSSPYFVYRQVYLGKNNKTKCSFEVKETSQGDQSIKAALYSIRFICGFMLPFLVIIMCYFLTGLGIRRTRLSGKKRPLRILASLVIAFFLCWAPYHCLQLVKMVDSENKVVKIWHPVAKSIAYFNSCINPLLYFCMGLNVRGRFRQSLSGVCRKALADDVEGQMTQSNDLSLDYSGGSRQTAAVATRRSQAAVDVGKV; this is translated from the exons ATGGGTATagacag cctcaCAATGTCTCCTAACACCTCCGTGCCGCTCCACATCCTCAAGTCCTCTGAGGACGACCACAGGACAACGGTGGACATCGACACCATCATGGACACCTTCAGCATCGTCCTCTACACACTGACTGTGGTGCTCGGCATCACCGGGAACTCCGTGGTGATCTGGGTTGCTGGATTCAAGCTCAAG CCGAACGCCATGAACGTGTGGCTGGTGAATCTGGCGATGGCCGACCTGATCTTCTGCTTCACTCGCACCTTCTCCCTCATCAAGAAGTTATTCTTTGGCAAATGGCCCTTTGGCGTCTTCCTCTGCAAGTTCAACGGCTTCTTCAAATACGCCAACATGTTCTGCTCCGTCTTCCTGCTGGCAGTGATCAGTCTGGACCGAGCGCTCTGCGTCTGGCTGCCCGTCTTCACCAAGCGACGGCGCACCCTGTGGGCCGCGAGGGTGGTGGCTGCCTGCGTCTGGGCGGCGTCGATCGTCCTCAGCAGTCCGTACTTCGTCTACCGACAGGTCTACCTGGGGAAGAACAACAAGACCAAGTGTTCTTTTGAGGTGAAGGAGACATCACAGGGCGACCAAAGCATCAAAGCTGCTCTTTACTCCATCCGCTTCATATGTGGCTTCATGCTGCCTTTCCTGGTCATCATCATGTGCTACTTCCTCACCGGCCTTGGCATCCGCCGCACACGTCTGTCTGGGAAAAAGCGTCCTCTACGTATATTAGCGTCCTTAGTGATTGCGTTCTTCCTGTGCTGGGCTCCGTACCACTGCCTCCAGCTGGTGAAGATGGTGGACAGTGAGAACAAGGTGGTGAAGATATGGCACCCTGTGGCAAAGAGCATCGCCTACTTTAACAGCTGCATCAACCCGCTGCTGTACTTCTGCATGGGGCTGAACGTGAGGGGGCGGTTCAGGCAGAGTCTGTCGGGGGTGTGCAGAAAGGCTCTGGCGGATGACGTGGAAGGACAGATGACCCAGTCCAACGACCTCTCCCTGGACTACAGTGGAGGATCGAGACAAACCGCTGCCGTGGCGACAAGAAGGAGTCAGGCAGCAGTGGACGTAGGTAAAGTTTGA
- the LOC117770984 gene encoding C3a anaphylatoxin chemotactic receptor-like isoform X2 gives MSPNTSVPLHILKSSEDDHRTTVDIDTIMDTFSIVLYTLTVVLGITGNSVVIWVAGFKLKPNAMNVWLVNLAMADLIFCFTRTFSLIKKLFFGKWPFGVFLCKFNGFFKYANMFCSVFLLAVISLDRALCVWLPVFTKRRRTLWAARVVAACVWAASIVLSSPYFVYRQVYLGKNNKTKCSFEVKETSQGDQSIKAALYSIRFICGFMLPFLVIIMCYFLTGLGIRRTRLSGKKRPLRILASLVIAFFLCWAPYHCLQLVKMVDSENKVVKIWHPVAKSIAYFNSCINPLLYFCMGLNVRGRFRQSLSGVCRKALADDVEGQMTQSNDLSLDYSGGSRQTAAVATRRSQAAVDVGKV, from the exons ATGTCTCCTAACACCTCCGTGCCGCTCCACATCCTCAAGTCCTCTGAGGACGACCACAGGACAACGGTGGACATCGACACCATCATGGACACCTTCAGCATCGTCCTCTACACACTGACTGTGGTGCTCGGCATCACCGGGAACTCCGTGGTGATCTGGGTTGCTGGATTCAAGCTCAAG CCGAACGCCATGAACGTGTGGCTGGTGAATCTGGCGATGGCCGACCTGATCTTCTGCTTCACTCGCACCTTCTCCCTCATCAAGAAGTTATTCTTTGGCAAATGGCCCTTTGGCGTCTTCCTCTGCAAGTTCAACGGCTTCTTCAAATACGCCAACATGTTCTGCTCCGTCTTCCTGCTGGCAGTGATCAGTCTGGACCGAGCGCTCTGCGTCTGGCTGCCCGTCTTCACCAAGCGACGGCGCACCCTGTGGGCCGCGAGGGTGGTGGCTGCCTGCGTCTGGGCGGCGTCGATCGTCCTCAGCAGTCCGTACTTCGTCTACCGACAGGTCTACCTGGGGAAGAACAACAAGACCAAGTGTTCTTTTGAGGTGAAGGAGACATCACAGGGCGACCAAAGCATCAAAGCTGCTCTTTACTCCATCCGCTTCATATGTGGCTTCATGCTGCCTTTCCTGGTCATCATCATGTGCTACTTCCTCACCGGCCTTGGCATCCGCCGCACACGTCTGTCTGGGAAAAAGCGTCCTCTACGTATATTAGCGTCCTTAGTGATTGCGTTCTTCCTGTGCTGGGCTCCGTACCACTGCCTCCAGCTGGTGAAGATGGTGGACAGTGAGAACAAGGTGGTGAAGATATGGCACCCTGTGGCAAAGAGCATCGCCTACTTTAACAGCTGCATCAACCCGCTGCTGTACTTCTGCATGGGGCTGAACGTGAGGGGGCGGTTCAGGCAGAGTCTGTCGGGGGTGTGCAGAAAGGCTCTGGCGGATGACGTGGAAGGACAGATGACCCAGTCCAACGACCTCTCCCTGGACTACAGTGGAGGATCGAGACAAACCGCTGCCGTGGCGACAAGAAGGAGTCAGGCAGCAGTGGACGTAGGTAAAGTTTGA
- the LOC117770982 gene encoding C3a anaphylatoxin chemotactic receptor-like isoform X2 → MSPNTSVPLHILKSSEDDHRTTVDIDTIMDTVSIVLYTLTVVLGITGNSVVIWVAGFKLKPNAMNVWLVNLAMADLIFCFTRTFSLIKKLFFGKWPFGIFLCKFNGFFKYANMFCSVFLLAVISLDRALCVWLPVFTKRRRTLWAARVVAACVWAASIVLSSPYFVYRQVYLGKNNKTKCSFEVKETSQGDQSIKAALYSIRFICGFMLPFLVIIMCYFLTGLGIRRTRLSGKKRPLRILASLVIAFFLCWAPYHCLQLVKMVDSENKVVKIWHPVAKSIAYFNSCINPLLYFCMGLNVRGRFRQSLSGVCRKALADDVEGQMTQSNDLSLDYSGGSRQTAAVATRRSQAAVDIAKV, encoded by the exons ATGTCTCCTAACACCTCCGTGCCGCTCCACATCCTCAAGTCCTCTGAGGACGACCACAGGACAACGGTGGACATCGACACCATCATGGACACCGTCAGCATCGTCCTCTACACACTGACTGTGGTGCTCGGCATCACCGGGAACTCCGTGGTGATCTGGGTTGCTGGATTCAAGCTCAAG CCGAACGCCATGAACGTGTGGCTGGTGAATCTGGCGATGGCCGACCTGATCTTCTGCTTCACTCGCACCTTCTCCCTCATCAAGAAGTTATTCTTTGGCAAATGGCCCTTTGGCATCTTCCTCTGCAAGTTCAACGGCTTCTTCAAATACGCCAACATGTTCTGCTCCGTCTTCCTGCTGGCAGTGATCAGTCTGGACCGAGCGCTCTGCGTCTGGCTGCCCGTCTTCACCAAGCGACGGCGCACCCTGTGGGCCGCGAGGGTGGTGGCTGCCTGCGTCTGGGCGGCGTCGATCGTCCTCAGCAGTCCGTACTTCGTCTACCGACAGGTCTACCTGGGGAAGAACAACAAGACCAAGTGTTCTTTTGAGGTGAAGGAGACATCACAGGGCGACCAAAGCATCAAAGCTGCTCTTTACTCCATCCGCTTCATATGTGGCTTCATGCTGCCTTTCCTGGTCATCATCATGTGCTACTTCCTCACCGGCCTTGGCATCCGCCGCACACGTCTGTCTGGGAAAAAGCGTCCTCTACGTATATTAGCGTCCTTAGTGATTGCGTTCTTCCTGTGCTGGGCTCCGTACCACTGCCTCCAGCTGGTGAAGATGGTGGACAGTGAGAACAAGGTGGTGAAGATATGGCACCCTGTGGCAAAGAGCATCGCCTACTTTAACAGCTGCATCAACCCGCTGCTGTACTTCTGCATGGGGCTGAACGTGAGGGGGCGGTTCAGGCAGAGTCTGTCGGGGGTGTGCAGAAAGGCTCTGGCGGATGACGTGGAAGGACAGATGACCCAGTCCAACGACCTCTCCCTGGACTACAGTGGAGGATCGAGACAAACCGCTGCCGTGGCGACAAGAAGGAGTCAGGCAGCAGTGGACATAGCTAAAGTTTGA